The Deltaproteobacteria bacterium sequence GTGCTCGCGCAGAGGAAGCGCCACATTGTCGAACAGGGACATGGAGTCGAGCAGCGCGCCGTCCTGGAACAGGAAACCGAACTTGAGCCGTATGCGGTACAACTCTTCGCCCGCAAGGCCGGTCACGTCCTCGCCGTCCACCCACACCTTCCCGGCATCGGGCTTGAGGAGTCCGATCATGTGCTTCAGCATGACGCTTTTCCCGGCGCCGGAAAGCCCCATGATCACGGTGGTCTGCCGGGGTTCGATTTCAAGATCGAGACTGTCCAGCACGGTCTGCGCGCCGAACCGCTTGCTGACTTCCTCCATCCGGATGATGGGGCCGGAACTGCTCATGAGCGCGAACCGCCAATACCGAGATTCAGCAGCAACGACGTGATGAAATAGTCGCCCACCAGTACCAGCACCGAGGCGGTAACGACCGATCGCGTGGTCGAACGCCCGACCCCCCGGGCGCCGCCCGTCGTGAAGAACCCCACATAGCAGCCGACCGTCGCGAGCGTGAACCCGAAGATCGTCGACTTGATCCACATGTTGTTCAGGTCACCCATGTCGATCAGCTCGATGACATTCTGCCACCAGCCGCCCGGCGATATGTTCAGTATGACCGTGGAAACGAAGTAGCTGCCCACGCCGCCCACAAACACGAAAATGAGCGTCAGCACCGGAACCACCAGTGTCGTGGCGATGACGCGGGGAACGACGAGATATTTCACCGGGTCGATGCCCATGGCCCCCAGCGCATCGATCTGCTCGGTAACGCGCATGGTGCCCAGTTCTGCTGCCATGGCGCTGCCACAGCGGCCTGTCACCATCAGGGCCGTCAGCACCGGCCCCAGTTCGCGCACCAGGGCGAGCATGGTGGCGCCCCCGATGAGTCCTTCAGCGCCAAACCGCTGGAATGCGCTCCCCAACTGGAGGGAAAATACCATCCCGGTAAAAAGGCTGGTCAGCAGGATAATGACCGACGAATTGACACCGACGCCTACTGCCTGCTCGATGATCATGTGGACCCGGAACGGACGGCGGAAGGCCATCGTGATGCTCGCCCCGCACATCCGCCCGTACCGGCCGAGTGTTTCCAGCAGGTAGAGGATATATCCGCCCAGTGCGTCCAGTGCCGCCAGCATGACCTATCGTGCCATTCCCGTGTGCACCCGGGCCACCCGGCGCGACACATTGCAGAAGATTTCGTACGGAATGGTCCCGAGCCAGTCGGCCCATTCCTCCACCGTGACCGACACTTCGCCGTCCCGGCCGATCAGCACAGCCTCCAGTCCCGGCCGGGCTTCCGGAATCCCGGTGACGTCCACCGCCACCAGATCCATTGATACACGCCCGGCCAGCGGCGCACGGCGGCCAGCCACGGCAACGTATCCCCGGTTCGAGAGCGCACGGCTGAATCCGTCGGCGTAACCGGCAGCCAGCACGGCGATGCGGGAATCCTGGCTGGCGGTCCAGGTTCCGCCATAACCCACGGTTTCGCCCGCCTTCACGGCCTTCACCTGCCGGATCCGCGCCTTCCAGGTGAAAGCCGGTTCCAGTTGCACAAGCGTTCGTGTCGCATCGGTCATGTGCGCTCCGTACAGCATGATCCCGGGCCGGACGAGATCGTGCCGGGCCGCAGGGATGAGCAGCGCCCCTGCTGAGTTACACAGGTGGCGCAGCAGCCGCCGCCCCAGCTTCGCCTCACAGAGGGCGGCGGCCTCGCTGAAACGCTCCAGCTGGAGCCGGGTGAGTTCGCCCGCCGGTTCCTCGGCCGAGGCGAAATGGCTCATGACGCCATCCACCTCGACCCCCTCGCAGGCGACGAGCTGATCCAGAAGCGGCTCCAGTTCATCCATCCCGATACCGAGCCGGTGCATGCCGGTATCGATCTTGAGGTGTATCTGCACCGGCCGGTTCCACTTGCGGCCCTCCTCATTCAGAAACGCGATCATCTCGGCCGAACAGGCCGCCACGTGTATGCGGAACTCCCGGGCCGCTTCGGCCTCCTCCAGCTCCACGCCGCCCAGCAGCAGGATCGGCGCCTGGATGCCGGACATGCGGAGTTCCACCGCTTCCTCCAGCCGGGCGACACCGAGCCATTCAGCCCCGGCGCCAACCAGCGTCCGGGCCACGGGAACCGCGCCATGTCCATAAGCATCGGCCTTTACCACGCCCATGACCGCCACGTCGGGACCGAACTGCTCGCGCAGGCGATGATAGTTGTTCAGGATCGCCCGAAGGTTCACTTCGACATGGGTGGGGCGGCTCTGTTCATCCATAAGGGGAGTTGGAGGCGAGTCTACCACCCGCCGGACGAGAAACAATTTGCGGGAAGCGCGGCCGATTATCCAATTCATTCCCCACCGGCCCCCGGCTAGACTGTTTCCAGGACAGCTTTTCCGATGCTTATGGAAGGAGCGCGGCGGCTCGTGCGGGCACTCGTGATCACCGGCAACACACGGCTTTCGGCCAAGCTGGCCGAAGTCCTGCGGACGCTTCCCGCAGAGGTGGACGAGCGCGGCGACGGAGAAACCGCCCTGCACGCATTCGGCTCGAACTCCTACCAGCTGGTCGTCACCGACCTGATGCTCACCAAGGTGAGCGGTTCCGAACTGATCCGGAAAATCCGGGGCACCGAACAGGGCCAGACTGTTCCCATCCTGTTCATGAGTGCGCCGCTCAAGGACAAGGAACTCCCGGCCCGCATGGCCCGGAGTCTCCGGATCGGTCCCTATCTCCAGATGCCGTTCCCCTTCGACCGGTTCCTGTCCGCGGCGAAGCAGGCGGTGAGCCAAAACGGACGGTCAGCGGCTCCTGCAACAGGCAACCCGGCCCCAGCCGCCGCGCCGGTTCCGCCAACGGGCCCCGGCGGGCCAAGGACTTTCCGGTGGGGATCCAAGGCTACGGGCGGGTTCGCATCCTTTGAAGATGTCATGCACGCCCTCCGGCAGGAGGGATTCACGGGCAAGGGCCGGCTCCTGGGCGGCGGGAAGATCATCACAGTCAATTTCCAGAACGGCCTTCCACACGCGGAGTTTACCGGCGCGGGACACCCCCTGATCGATGATCTGCTGAAGGAGCAGCTTCTCACCGATTCCGAGGCCGCCGCCCTCCGCCGCGTGGCGCCACCCGCCGAGGTTGAACGCCTGATCACCGGAGCGGGAGTCCTCACACCCGGCGATCTCGCCCGCCGCAGGGCGGAATATCTCGGCGTCAGGCTGAGCGAGGTCATGCGCTGGCCCGACGGCGCACTTACCGCCGAGAGCCGGGCCGATGCATCCGGGGCCGAAGGCCGCTACGGCGAGGTCGCCATCGCCCATGCCATCGCCCATGACGTGAAGGCGACCACCAATCCGCTCAAGCTCGCCACGCTTCAGAACCAGCTCAAGGGCACCTGGTTTGCCCCCGCGAAGGAACTCAAGCATTTCGCCCGGCTTCTGCCATTCACGAGCGAGGAGGAAGGCGTTGTCGATGCACTTCGCGAACCCTGCAAGCCGGAATATCTGGCCAGGCTCACTCGCCAGCCCGAAGACGCATGGAACGTGATTCGCGTGTTGCTGGCACTCCGGCTCGTCACCCGGCACTCGCAGCAACCGTCCGCCGCCGAGACCTTTCCCCTTGCCTTCCGTTCCATGCACAAGCGCGCGGCAACCGGAGCGGCTGCAGGCACCGGCGACAGTTCCGTTGAACTGATCGACCTCAGCGGTGATCTCGCCGAGGAACTCGACGACTTCGTCACCGATCTCAGGGACAAGGGCGGTGAAGCCGCCCAGCAGATGGCCCAGGCCGGTACCGGCGACGCCCAGCGGCAGCTCGAAAACGAGCTGTTCGATGAACTGGAAAAGGTGAAGAAGCGCAACTACTACGAAATGCTCGGGACGAAGAAAAACGGCTTCAAGTTCCAGGATGCCAAGAAAACCTACTTCGACCTCCAGCGCAAGTTTTCCCCCGACAAGTTCATCATGTCATCGGGCGAGGTGATGTCGAAGGCGCAGGAACTGCTGGAAAAACTCTCGGCCGCGTTCGAGACGCTCTCCGACGTCCAGAAAAAACAGGCCTATGACCAGAAGCTCTCGAACCAGCAGATGCTGCAGGGTACCGGTGGCACCGGAGGCAAGGAGCTTCAGGCCGACGTCGCCTTCCAGAGCGGGCTCGCACTCATGGTGTCCGAGGAATGGGACTCGGCAATCCGGCAGTTTGAGATCGCCCGCCAGATCAAGCCTGGCGTCGCGCTCCATGAGGCAAGCCACGCCTGGGCCATGTACAATTCACCCAAACACCGGAAGAACGCCGTCTCGCTCGCGGAAGCCAAGAAGATGCTCAACTCGGTCTGCGTCCGCGACCCCCGGTGCGCGCCCGCATTCACCTACCGCGCCTGGATGCTGCTCGATGATGGCAAGCTGGACCTCGCCGCCATGGAGTTCGGCAAGGCGCTCCGGATCGACCCGAATCTGCGCCACGCCAGGCAGGGCCTCGACAAGGTGGAAATGCTGCGCAAAGGCCAGAAAAAAGGGCTGTTCGGATAGGCAAGCCATGCACCTTCCGTTCCAGACCTTCTATCGTTGCAATGCCGCGGTTGCTTTGCCTACGGAGGCCCGTCCCTGATTTCCATCGTGATACCCGCCTATAACGAGGAAGCACGGTTGCCCCCGACGCTGGACAGCTTCCTCAGCCATTTCCGCCAGCGCGGGGAACCGTTCGAGATCATCGTCGTCAGCGACGGCTCCACCGACGGCACAGCCCGCGTGGTTAAAGAGCGTATAAAGTCTGCACCCGAGCTGCACCTCATCGAGCAGTCACCAAACCAGGGCAAGGGGGCGGCCGTGAAAACGGGGCTGCTGGCGGCACGCGGCGACATCTGGCTGTTCAGTGATGCTGACGAATCGACCCCGGCAGACGATTTTGAAAGCCTCAAGTCCGCCCTTGATGCCGGTGCTGATTTTGTCATGGGCTCCCGCGCCATTCGTGGCGCGAAGCTGGAAGTCCGCCAGTCGCTGCCACGCGAACTGCTGGGCCGGTGCTTCAATCTCGTCGTGCGCCTGATTCTCTGGGTGCCGTTCCACGACACGCAGTGCGGCTTCAAGGCGTTCCGTGCCCGGACGATGCGGCCCGTGATCGAACGGCTTCAAACGCCGCACTTCGGCTTCGATTTCGAGATCGTCCACCGGACGCAAAAGGCGGGACTGAAGATCGCCGAAGTCCCTGTCCGCTGGCGCGACCGGGCCGGAAGCAAGGTGAACGTGCTGCGCGACGGCATCATCATGGTGATGAGCCTGTTCAGGGTCCGCCGGCTGGTAGCCCGTGACCTCCGGGGCGGTACCTGATGGAAACGGAACCCGGCGGAGCCGGACCGCCTGCCATGCAGCCGGCCGAGTTCGAGTCCATGGCCTCTGTCGAAGACCGTCACTGGTGGTTTCTCGGCAAGCGTTCGATCGTCATGCACCTGCTCAGGAAGGCGGGGGTCAGCGGTAAAATCCTCGACGCCGGTTGCGGAACGGGCGGGAATCTTCCCCAACTCTCCGCCCTTGGCGAGGCTGTCGGCGCCGAGCCCAATCCGCTGGCATTCAAACTGGCGCAGCAGAAGTTCTCCGGAACGATCGTCCAGGCGGAGCTGACCAATCTCCCCTTTCCTGACGGTGAATTTGGAGGCGCCATCACAACGGACGTCATGGAGCACGTCGCCGATGACCGGGCAGCGCTCGCCGAACTGACGCGGGTTCTGAAACCGGGCGGCACGCTCATCCTCACCGTGCCGGCACATCCCTTCATGTGGTCCGGCCATGACGTGGCCTTGGGTCACGTACGCCGCTACACGCTGCAGGGGTTCCGCGAACTGATGCGGTCGCAGCCGGAGCTGGAACTGGAAACTCTCTCTTACTTCAATGCCGTCTCGTTTCCCTTCGCGGCACTGCAGCGGTGGATCCGTGGCCGCCGGGAGCGGGCTCAGGGGTATCCCGATCTCGTTACCGATACCGCTTCCGTTCCGGCGGCTCCAGTGAACTGGATCGCCAGTCAGCTCTTTGCGGCCGAACGGTTCCTCCTTGGCTGGTTTCAGGTGCCGATGGGCGTTTCGATCATGGCCATCTTCCGCAAGAAGGAACCATCCGCGCCACCCCGCGAACTGCCAGAACCACTGACCCTGGGGAGTCTCCTTCTGGCGGCCCTGGGGCTTATTCTCGTTTCGCTTCCCTCCTTTACAGGAGAGTGGCTCGACGGACACGAAGGCCCCTCCTACCTGTTCCGGCTGGCGGAGTTTCACCAGATGCTCGCCCAGGGCGAGTGGTACCCGCGCTGGATGCCGGACTTCTACTGGGGGTACGGCTACCCGATCTTTGTTTTCTACTCGCCGGGCCTGTTTTTCGCGGGCAGCTTTCTGATGGAACTGGGCGCAAGCCCCATCTCCGCCCTGCATGCGCTCGTGGTGCTCAGTCACCTGCTGTTTTTGGCCGGCAGCTACCAGTTTGCCTCCCGCTTCACGCCGTCGCGGCCGGTTGCACTGGCGGGAGCGACCATCGCTGCTCTCACCCACTACCGTTTCGTCCAGCCGTATATCCGGGCCGACCTCAGCGAGACGTTCGCCACGTCGTTCGTTCCATGGGCACTGGCGGAAGCGGTCACGCTGGGACGCGGCTGGAACCACCGGGCATTTGTCCGGCTCGGTGTCTTCCTGGCCCTTGCCTGGTATTCCCACACACTGACCGGCTTTGCCCTGTCGGCCGCAATGCTCGTCATGGGCATTTACCAGCTGATACGCAGCCACTGGCGGGCATTTTTCAGAATTGGTCTCGCATCCTGGCTGGGGATGGGTCTGGCCGCCGTCTACTGGATGCCGGCTTCCCTCGAACGGCCCCATGTCAGCACCGAGCGGATGATCGAGGCTGATCACAATGGCGCAGAGATCGCCGACCATTTCGTCTATCCCCTCCAGCGCCTGAAGCCCGATTTTTACTACGGTGATTCCATACCCGGTGACGGCGACAGGATGTCCTTTGCAACCTCCTGGGTATTCTGGCTGTTACTGGTGTCAATGCTGTTCTGGATGACCTCGGAACCCGGCTGGCGGAAAAGGGCGGGCCCCCTGCTGCTGGCCTGGGGACTGATCAACTTCCTGATGATGAACGTCAGCAGACCCGTATGGGCCGCGCTACCGCTGATCGAGTTTTTCCAGTTCCCCTGGCGCCTCCTGCTAATAGATGCGGCCGTCATCGCACCAATTGCCGCACTTGCGCTGCACCGTCTCGCCCAGAAGCCGCTGAATCCCGCCATGACCGCCGCCGTCATCGCCGCCGCCCTCGGACTATTCGCCTGGCAGTTCAGTATTGTCGTCCATAACGAATATTTCGACACACTCGTCGGCCGCTATGCTGGTCGCACGAAAATCGGCT is a genomic window containing:
- a CDS encoding response regulator, whose amino-acid sequence is MLMEGARRLVRALVITGNTRLSAKLAEVLRTLPAEVDERGDGETALHAFGSNSYQLVVTDLMLTKVSGSELIRKIRGTEQGQTVPILFMSAPLKDKELPARMARSLRIGPYLQMPFPFDRFLSAAKQAVSQNGRSAAPATGNPAPAAAPVPPTGPGGPRTFRWGSKATGGFASFEDVMHALRQEGFTGKGRLLGGGKIITVNFQNGLPHAEFTGAGHPLIDDLLKEQLLTDSEAAALRRVAPPAEVERLITGAGVLTPGDLARRRAEYLGVRLSEVMRWPDGALTAESRADASGAEGRYGEVAIAHAIAHDVKATTNPLKLATLQNQLKGTWFAPAKELKHFARLLPFTSEEEGVVDALREPCKPEYLARLTRQPEDAWNVIRVLLALRLVTRHSQQPSAAETFPLAFRSMHKRAATGAAAGTGDSSVELIDLSGDLAEELDDFVTDLRDKGGEAAQQMAQAGTGDAQRQLENELFDELEKVKKRNYYEMLGTKKNGFKFQDAKKTYFDLQRKFSPDKFIMSSGEVMSKAQELLEKLSAAFETLSDVQKKQAYDQKLSNQQMLQGTGGTGGKELQADVAFQSGLALMVSEEWDSAIRQFEIARQIKPGVALHEASHAWAMYNSPKHRKNAVSLAEAKKMLNSVCVRDPRCAPAFTYRAWMLLDDGKLDLAAMEFGKALRIDPNLRHARQGLDKVEMLRKGQKKGLFG
- the alr gene encoding alanine racemase, which encodes MDEQSRPTHVEVNLRAILNNYHRLREQFGPDVAVMGVVKADAYGHGAVPVARTLVGAGAEWLGVARLEEAVELRMSGIQAPILLLGGVELEEAEAAREFRIHVAACSAEMIAFLNEEGRKWNRPVQIHLKIDTGMHRLGIGMDELEPLLDQLVACEGVEVDGVMSHFASAEEPAGELTRLQLERFSEAAALCEAKLGRRLLRHLCNSAGALLIPAARHDLVRPGIMLYGAHMTDATRTLVQLEPAFTWKARIRQVKAVKAGETVGYGGTWTASQDSRIAVLAAGYADGFSRALSNRGYVAVAGRRAPLAGRVSMDLVAVDVTGIPEARPGLEAVLIGRDGEVSVTVEEWADWLGTIPYEIFCNVSRRVARVHTGMAR
- a CDS encoding ABC transporter permease — its product is MLAALDALGGYILYLLETLGRYGRMCGASITMAFRRPFRVHMIIEQAVGVGVNSSVIILLTSLFTGMVFSLQLGSAFQRFGAEGLIGGATMLALVRELGPVLTALMVTGRCGSAMAAELGTMRVTEQIDALGAMGIDPVKYLVVPRVIATTLVVPVLTLIFVFVGGVGSYFVSTVILNISPGGWWQNVIELIDMGDLNNMWIKSTIFGFTLATVGCYVGFFTTGGARGVGRSTTRSVVTASVLVLVGDYFITSLLLNLGIGGSRS
- a CDS encoding methyltransferase domain-containing protein, yielding METEPGGAGPPAMQPAEFESMASVEDRHWWFLGKRSIVMHLLRKAGVSGKILDAGCGTGGNLPQLSALGEAVGAEPNPLAFKLAQQKFSGTIVQAELTNLPFPDGEFGGAITTDVMEHVADDRAALAELTRVLKPGGTLILTVPAHPFMWSGHDVALGHVRRYTLQGFRELMRSQPELELETLSYFNAVSFPFAALQRWIRGRRERAQGYPDLVTDTASVPAAPVNWIASQLFAAERFLLGWFQVPMGVSIMAIFRKKEPSAPPRELPEPLTLGSLLLAALGLILVSLPSFTGEWLDGHEGPSYLFRLAEFHQMLAQGEWYPRWMPDFYWGYGYPIFVFYSPGLFFAGSFLMELGASPISALHALVVLSHLLFLAGSYQFASRFTPSRPVALAGATIAALTHYRFVQPYIRADLSETFATSFVPWALAEAVTLGRGWNHRAFVRLGVFLALAWYSHTLTGFALSAAMLVMGIYQLIRSHWRAFFRIGLASWLGMGLAAVYWMPASLERPHVSTERMIEADHNGAEIADHFVYPLQRLKPDFYYGDSIPGDGDRMSFATSWVFWLLLVSMLFWMTSEPGWRKRAGPLLLAWGLINFLMMNVSRPVWAALPLIEFFQFPWRLLLIDAAVIAPIAALALHRLAQKPLNPAMTAAVIAAALGLFAWQFSIVVHNEYFDTLVGRYAGRTKIGWYWPLAIVLVTGAYLVVFSLLSALRAPVKLAAAAAVLFAIPMAASTSMRAMYNGARFDPGLLATLDNPAEMQRYGLVLPTGEIIPVKTAAQDEYLPRTANVPRDRPPELPARMLTGSGMAVPLYQRGDLRHYRAKIAEPGVLELAYFYYPGVEASLNGLPAAIAISERGLVSLEVPAGEHQIDVWYGSTPAQDGGALASILALILAIAIWQWGGKKNVRSA
- a CDS encoding glycosyltransferase family 2 protein encodes the protein MIPAYNEEARLPPTLDSFLSHFRQRGEPFEIIVVSDGSTDGTARVVKERIKSAPELHLIEQSPNQGKGAAVKTGLLAARGDIWLFSDADESTPADDFESLKSALDAGADFVMGSRAIRGAKLEVRQSLPRELLGRCFNLVVRLILWVPFHDTQCGFKAFRARTMRPVIERLQTPHFGFDFEIVHRTQKAGLKIAEVPVRWRDRAGSKVNVLRDGIIMVMSLFRVRRLVARDLRGGT